The Qingshengfaniella alkalisoli sequence AATTCGTGCCCGCTATGACAAGATCCACATGTTCGACGTGCAGATTTCGGACAGCGAGACCTACCGTGAATCCGATGGGTTTCGACCCGGCGGGCACGCGGTGACGGTCGATGTCGCGGGTGCGACGCTGGGTTTGTCGATTTGTTACGACATACGGTTTGCGGCGCTGTATCGGGCGCTGGCAAAGGCCGGCGCGCAGGTTCTGACGGTGCCCGCTGCGTTTTCACCGGTGACGGGAGCAGCACATTGGCACAGCTTGCTGCGCGCGCGGGCGATCGAGACCGGGTGCTATGTGCTTGCCCCGGCGCAAACAGGTGCGCATCCGCACAGTCTGGGGCGGGAAAGGTCAACCTATGGTCACAGCCTTGCCGTGTCCCCTTGGGGCGATATCATAGCGGATGCAGGGACCGTTACGGGTGTCACTTTCGTCGATCTGGATTTGTCAGAGGTCGAACAGGCGCGTCGCCGGGTGCCGGCACTGGATCATGATCGCCCGTTCGTCGTGAGCTGAACCGTCAATTCGGGCGCAGGCTGGTCGTGACGTAGTTAACCGACAGGTCGTTTGATGATAGCGACCATCGCCATGTAATCGGGTTGAAGACCATGCCTTTGCGATCAACGGGATCGAGACCGGTCTTTTCAATCATGCCGAATAACTCGTCCGGTGTAATGAATTTGTGCCAGTCATGTGTGCCCTTGGGAAGCCAGCGCATCACCCATTCCGCGCCTATGATACCCAGGGCGAAACTCTTGGGCGTCCGGTTGAGAGTTGATGCCACCATCAACCCGCCGGGTTTCAACAGCGAATGGCAGGTTTGAAGGAAAGCTTGCGGTTCGGCGACATGCTCGATCACTTCCATGTTCAGCACGACGTCGAAGCGCTCGTCCGCGTCGGCCAGGGCTTCGGCTGTGGTGTGTCGGTAGTCGATATCGAGCCCGCATTGCTCAGCATGGACACGCGCGACCGGGATGTTCCGTTCGGCAGCGTCCGCACCAACGACATCTGCTCCCAGCCTTGCCAT is a genomic window containing:
- a CDS encoding carbon-nitrogen hydrolase family protein; the encoded protein is MRAALLQLTSSDQPEENLEAVLALVDQAVAGGADLVLTPEVTNCVSASRKHQHEVLKSENDDIVLAGLRNAARTKRISIVVGSLAVKTDDPDGRFANRCFVIGSDGTIRARYDKIHMFDVQISDSETYRESDGFRPGGHAVTVDVAGATLGLSICYDIRFAALYRALAKAGAQVLTVPAAFSPVTGAAHWHSLLRARAIETGCYVLAPAQTGAHPHSLGRERSTYGHSLAVSPWGDIIADAGTVTGVTFVDLDLSEVEQARRRVPALDHDRPFVVS
- the ubiG gene encoding bifunctional 2-polyprenyl-6-hydroxyphenol methylase/3-demethylubiquinol 3-O-methyltransferase UbiG, producing the protein MTRDTASSIDPDEVAKFEAMAADWWDPKGKFKPLHMLNPCRLDYIASQIATEFGRDLRNEAPFKGLRLLDIGCGGGLLSEPMARLGADVVGADAAERNIPVARVHAEQCGLDIDYRHTTAEALADADERFDVVLNMEVIEHVAEPQAFLQTCHSLLKPGGLMVASTLNRTPKSFALGIIGAEWVMRWLPKGTHDWHKFITPDELFGMIEKTGLDPVDRKGMVFNPITWRWSLSSNDLSVNYVTTSLRPN